CCAGACCAGAACCGTGAAGGAGACGAACAGTGCAGCAATGAACCCATAGGGCTGCAGCGCCAACACTGCGAACAGGCCGGCCAGGAATGCCACCAACGCCCGCGTCCAACCGGACATCAGCATGACCTTGCCAGCCAGTCGCTCCATACCGCTCCTCTCGACTTCCGTGCGAATCAGCGCGGCAAGTCTTCCAAAAAAAAGTGCGCTTGTCGCCCGCCGTTGAATCGACGGTTAGGGAACGTGTCGAGGTACGATCTTTGGTGCCCGCAGACGCTGCCCCGTCTGCAGGCTACGGATCGTCCGTCACGGTGGCTTATTTGCTAGAGCGGATGACCAACCGGAAGCTGCGGCATACCTGGCACGGTCAGGCGTTGCCTTCGGGCTTGTCGCCCTCGGCGAGCAACTCCTGTGCGGCGATGGCGCCCTCCCCCTCCGGCCGCGCCTGTCGACGGCGCTGGGCCGGCGGACGCTTGCGGGTGATCCGCACCCGCTTGACGCGGCGAGGATCAGCATCGAGTACGTGGAACTCGAAGCCGGGCAAGGCCTGCAAGACTTCGCCGCGCACCGGGATACGGCCAAGCGAATTGAAGATGAGGCCACCAAGGGTATCGGCGTCCTCCAGTTGTTCCCGGATGTCGAAATCGTTGCCGATCGTCTCGGCCAGTTCCTCGAGTTCGGCGCGCGCGTCGGCAATGAAGACGTCGTCGGAGACAGGGGTGATCATCGCCTGGTCGTCGTCGTGCTCGTCCTCAATGTTACCGACGACCATCTCGACGATGTCTTCCAGCGAAGCGAGACCATCGGTTCCACCGTACTCGTCGATAACCAGCGCCATCTGCGTACGGGCTGCCTGCATGCGCCCCATCAGGTCGGAGGCGAGCATCGAGGGCGGCACGAAGAGCACCGGGCGGATGATGCCGGCCTCCAGCACCGTCTTGCCCAGATCGACTCGGGCGAGATCGAACTGCGCCTTTGGTGCCTTGGCAGGCTTTTCGCCAGTTGCAGACGTAGCCGTTGCTGCGGCACCGTTCTTGGCTCCCACACGCCGCTTGTTGCGCGCCTGCTTCGTCACGTAAGCAAGAAGGTCGCGGATGTGGACCATGCCGCGCGGGTCGTCGAGGCTATCGCAATAGACGGGCATGCGCGAATGCCCCGATTCCTCGAAGATCACCATCAGCTCGGCAATCGTAATGTCTTGCTCAACCGCCTCTATGTCGGCACGTGGCACCATCACGTCTTCGACCCGGATCTCACGGAATCGCAGAATGTTGTGCAGCATCGCCCGTTCTTCGGGTGAAAAAGCTTCATTACCCGCTGGATCCGAGGTCTTCAGCGCCTCGGCGAGATCACGCCGTAACGTCGAAGCGTCTTGGTTGCGGAAAAAGCGCGTGGCGCGCGCCCAAAAGGATCGTGCCGGTCTCGCTTGAGGTTCCGGCTTGGGCGTACTGCCCCCGTCGTCCTGTTCCGAGGCGCCCGCCTCATTTTTCTCAGCCGTAAGCGGCTGTGTTCTTAAATCGCTCATCGTTCCAAACTATTGAACCGGGTCGTCCCCGTAGGGGTCAGATAGGCCAAGCTCGCCCAAAATGCGAGTCTCCAGCCCTTCCATTTCTTCGGCCTCGTCGGTTTCCATATGATCATAACCGAAGAGGTGCAGAAATCCATGCACCAAAAGATGCGACAGATGCGCGTCGAAAGGCTTGCCCATTTCGGCCGCTTCGCGTTGCAAGGTCTCGTAAGCCAGGATGATGTCGCCGAGCATCGGGCCGGGCAGGTCGCCGGACTCGAGCGGAAAGGCCGGGAAGGACAGGACATTCGTCGGTTTGTCCTGTCCGCGCCATTCGGCGTTGATCGTCCGGATCGACGCGTCATCGGTAAACAGCAACGACAGTTCGGGTGGGGTGTCCGGAAATGGTTGCCCTTCTTCCCTGGCAAGATGGCGGGCAGCCGCGCCAAGCACGCGATCGCTCAAGGAAAGGAGCGCCTCTTCGTCGGGCCAGGGACCTTCCTCGACGCTGATCTGGATTTCGATTTCACTCATGGGGATTAGGACCGCCTCAGCGGTCCATATGCTCGCTTTCGTCCTGAACGGCATTCTGGCTTTCGTAGGCCCTGACGATCCGCGCCACCATTGGATGGCGCACCACGTCGACGTCCTTGAAGCGGACCACCGACACGCCCTCGACCCCTTGAAGAATGTGCAGCGCCTCGACCAGGCCTGACTTCACGCCGCGCGGCAGGTCGATCTGACTCGGATCGCCGGTGACGATCATGCGACCGTTCTCGCCCAGACGCGTGAGGAACATCTTCATCTGCATCGAGGTGGTGTTCTGCGCTTCATCGAGGATGACGGCCGCATTCGCAAGCGTACGGCCACGCATAAAGGCCAGCGGAGCGATCTCGATGACGCCGGCCGTAATCGCCCGCTCCACCTTGTCACCCGGCATCATGTCGTAGAGGGCATCATAGAGTGGCCGCAAATAGGGGTCGACCTTCTCCTTCATATCCCCCGGCAAGAAGCCGAGCCGCTCGCCGGCTTCCACGGCAGGGCGTGACAGGATAATCCGGTCGACGGCGCCACGCTCGAGAAGCTGGGCGGCGTAGGCGACGGCGAGGTAAGTTTTTCCCGTGCCCGCCGGCCCGACACCGAAGACGAGTTCGGAGCGCTCCATCGCACGGATGTAAGCGTCCTGCGTCGGCGTGCGGGCTGCGATCGTTTTCTTGCGGGTGGAAATCTGCGTCATGCTGAGCTTGGCCTTGCGCTCCATAGTCGGCAAGGAAAGCTGGTCGTCGGCTGCGACCGCCATGCGGATCGCGCCCTCGACGTCGGAAAGCTCCACCGAGCCGCCGCTCTGGAGCCGGCCGTAGAGATAGTCGAGCGCCCGGCGGGCCTGGTTGGTCGCCACCACGTCGCCGGTGATTACGACGGAGTTGCCGCGGGCCCGCGCGTCGACCTGCAGCCGCTGTTCCAGCAGCTTCAAGTTCTGATCGAACTGTCCGAAAAGCTCGCTTGCGTATCGATTGTTTTCGAAGGTTAGCACGAAGTGATTTGCGTCTGTCTCAGGCGGCTTCGACTGGCGCGGCGATGTCGTCATCAATTCGTGTCCGTTCAAGCGGCAAGGCTCCCTAGCTGTCCGCCCGTCAACCAATCGCCTCGGCGAATAGGCTGTTCGGGCCGGCACCGGTGATTCGTACCCTTATAATGTCACCGATTTCGGAACCTTTTGCATCAACATTAACAGGCTGCAGCCAGGGCGAGCGTCCGACGAGCTGGCCGGGCATCCGCCCCGGCTTCTCAAGCAGAAGATCGATATCCTTGCCGACGCAACCTGCGGCGAAGGCCGTCTGCTGTTCGAACAGCAGGGCCTGCAGTCTTTCTAAGCGTTCGGACTTTACACCTTCGGCAACATGTCCGTCCATCTCGGCGCCCGGCGTGCCGGGCCGGATCGAATACTTGAAGGAGAAGGCCTGCGCATAGCCGACCGTGCGCACGAGCGCCAGCGTCGCCTCGAAGTCCTCCTCTGTCTCGCCAGGGAAGCCGACGATGAAGTCGCCGGAAATGGCGAGATCCGGCTGAACGGCGCGGATGCGCTCGATCAGAGCGACATATTCCGCCGCGGTATGGCGACGGTTCATCGCCTTGAGAATGCGATCCGAGCCCGACTGCACCGGCAGATGCAGATAGGGCATGAGCTTCGGCAAATCGCGGTGAGCGGCGATCAACGCCTCGTCCATGTCGCGCGGATGGCTCGTCGTGTAGCGGATGCGGGCCAACCCCTCGATTGCGGAGAGCTGTGCGAGCAAGGCGCCGAGGCCCAGTTCGCCGCCATCAGGACCGGCACCGTGCCAGGCGTTGACGTTCTGGCCGAGCAGCGTGATCTCGCGAACACCGGCCTCGACCAGTCTCTCCGCCTCGGCGAGGATCTTGGCCATCGGGCGGGAGACCTCGGAGCCGCGCGTATAGGGCACCACGCAGAAAGTGCAGAACTTGTCGCACCCCTCCTGCACCGTCAGGAACGCCGTGACGCCGCGCGCGCGGGTCTGCGCCTTCTGCGGCGCCGGAAGATGGTCGAACTTGTCCTCGATCGCATAGTCGGTCTCGACCACGCGTTCACCCATTTTGGCGCGCTTCAGCGCTTCGGGCAGGCGATGATAGGTCTGCGGGCCGATGACGAGGTCAACCGCCGGGGCGCGGCGCAGGATCTCGTCCCCCTCGGCCTGGGCGACGCAGCCGGTGACGCCGATGACGAGTTCGCGGCCTTCCTTGGCGCGCGCCTTCTTCATGTCGCGCAGGCGGCCCAGCTGCGAATAGACCTTTTCCGCCGCCTTCTCGCGGATGTGGCAGGTGTTGAGGAGCACCAGGTCGGCGTCCTCGAGCGTGGTCGTCGCCTCGTAGCCGTCCTTCGACAGCGCATCCGTCATGCGTTCACTGTCGTAGACGTTCATCTGGCAGCCATAGGTCTTCACGAACACCTTGCGGGTGTTGGCGATTGCTGGCGCCTGCTGCTCGGCCGCCTCGGTTGCGGAAATCTGGTCGGTCATGGCGGCTCTTTAGTCGAAATGGCCCGGAAAATGAAGCCCTTTCACCGCCCGCGCAGGCGATCGCCGAGCATCTTGCGGATTCGCGCCTCCACCGCGCGGCTGACGACCTTGCGGTTGCTCGACGGGCCGTAGGCGATCATCTCGCCGAAATCGACATCCACGTCGAGCGCGCCCTCCTTCAGGATACCCATAAGGTGCGGCATCATCTCGATGTCACCGGGCCAGGCGGCGATCGGGCGATGGTAGCGCCCCATCGCCATGCCATGGACGCCGGTATAGGCAATCGAGACCGGCTGGATGAACACCGTGCTATCAGGTGCCGCAGATGCGGCGGTGGCGGCGGCACCGAACAAGGAGGTCTTGATCTCCAGCAGCCGGTTGCCGTCGGAGGTCGTCCCTTCCGGAAACAGGACGACGATTTCGCCGTCGGCAAGACGCCTCCCGATCTCGTTGACCTGCTCGCCGGTCTTTCGCTTCTCCTCGCGCACCACAAAGATGGAAGCCTGCAGGCGGGCGAGGAGACCGAAGACCGGCCAATCCCGCACCTCCGACTTGGCGATGTAGACGACGTCGGCGATCGCGCCAAGCACGAGGATGTCTTTCCAGGAAGCGTGGTTGGCGGCCAGCATCAGTGGTCGGCGCTTTTCCAATGTTCCGTGGACGCGCACGTGCAGGCCGATCATCCGGCAGGCCATACGGTGCCACAGCCGGGGGATGCGACGCCGGAGCGTCCAGTCGAAATGGAGCGAAACGAGCTGGACCGGCAGCAGCACCAGCGTTGCGGCCAGAAGACAGGAGAGGGAAAGAGCGATGCGGAGCCAGGAGATCAAGCAGGTCCTGCAAGCAGGCGGGCACGCCTCGGCCGACCGCCTTACTCGCCCTCCTTCTTCAGCGGCACGCCATAGAGTTCCAGCCGGTGGTCAACGAGCTTGAAGCCATGCTCGCGCGCGATCCTTTCCTGCAGCGCCTCGATCTCCGAAGAATGGAACTCGATCACCCTGCCGCTCTTCAGATCGATCAGGTGGTCATGGTGTTCCTCGGGAACCGTTTCGTAGCGCGAACGCCCGTCGCGGAAGTCATGGCGCTCGATGATGCCGGCGTCCTCGAACAGCTTCACGGTGCGGTAGACCGTGGAGATCGAAATGCCCGGGTCGACATCGGACGAGCGGCGATAGAGTTCCTCAACGTCGGGGTGGTCGGCCGAGTTCTCCAGCACCCGGGCAATGACGCGGCGCTGCTCGGTCATGCGCATGCCGCGCTCGACG
This portion of the Rhizobium sp. ARZ01 genome encodes:
- a CDS encoding hemolysin family protein, translated to MSDLRTQPLTAEKNEAGASEQDDGGSTPKPEPQARPARSFWARATRFFRNQDASTLRRDLAEALKTSDPAGNEAFSPEERAMLHNILRFREIRVEDVMVPRADIEAVEQDITIAELMVIFEESGHSRMPVYCDSLDDPRGMVHIRDLLAYVTKQARNKRRVGAKNGAAATATSATGEKPAKAPKAQFDLARVDLGKTVLEAGIIRPVLFVPPSMLASDLMGRMQAARTQMALVIDEYGGTDGLASLEDIVEMVVGNIEDEHDDDQAMITPVSDDVFIADARAELEELAETIGNDFDIREQLEDADTLGGLIFNSLGRIPVRGEVLQALPGFEFHVLDADPRRVKRVRITRKRPPAQRRRQARPEGEGAIAAQELLAEGDKPEGNA
- the ybeY gene encoding rRNA maturation RNase YbeY, whose amino-acid sequence is MSEIEIQISVEEGPWPDEEALLSLSDRVLGAAARHLAREEGQPFPDTPPELSLLFTDDASIRTINAEWRGQDKPTNVLSFPAFPLESGDLPGPMLGDIILAYETLQREAAEMGKPFDAHLSHLLVHGFLHLFGYDHMETDEAEEMEGLETRILGELGLSDPYGDDPVQ
- a CDS encoding PhoH family protein, with product MNGHELMTTSPRQSKPPETDANHFVLTFENNRYASELFGQFDQNLKLLEQRLQVDARARGNSVVITGDVVATNQARRALDYLYGRLQSGGSVELSDVEGAIRMAVAADDQLSLPTMERKAKLSMTQISTRKKTIAARTPTQDAYIRAMERSELVFGVGPAGTGKTYLAVAYAAQLLERGAVDRIILSRPAVEAGERLGFLPGDMKEKVDPYLRPLYDALYDMMPGDKVERAITAGVIEIAPLAFMRGRTLANAAVILDEAQNTTSMQMKMFLTRLGENGRMIVTGDPSQIDLPRGVKSGLVEALHILQGVEGVSVVRFKDVDVVRHPMVARIVRAYESQNAVQDESEHMDR
- the miaB gene encoding tRNA (N6-isopentenyl adenosine(37)-C2)-methylthiotransferase MiaB is translated as MTDQISATEAAEQQAPAIANTRKVFVKTYGCQMNVYDSERMTDALSKDGYEATTTLEDADLVLLNTCHIREKAAEKVYSQLGRLRDMKKARAKEGRELVIGVTGCVAQAEGDEILRRAPAVDLVIGPQTYHRLPEALKRAKMGERVVETDYAIEDKFDHLPAPQKAQTRARGVTAFLTVQEGCDKFCTFCVVPYTRGSEVSRPMAKILAEAERLVEAGVREITLLGQNVNAWHGAGPDGGELGLGALLAQLSAIEGLARIRYTTSHPRDMDEALIAAHRDLPKLMPYLHLPVQSGSDRILKAMNRRHTAAEYVALIERIRAVQPDLAISGDFIVGFPGETEEDFEATLALVRTVGYAQAFSFKYSIRPGTPGAEMDGHVAEGVKSERLERLQALLFEQQTAFAAGCVGKDIDLLLEKPGRMPGQLVGRSPWLQPVNVDAKGSEIGDIIRVRITGAGPNSLFAEAIG
- a CDS encoding 1-acyl-sn-glycerol-3-phosphate acyltransferase, yielding MISWLRIALSLSCLLAATLVLLPVQLVSLHFDWTLRRRIPRLWHRMACRMIGLHVRVHGTLEKRRPLMLAANHASWKDILVLGAIADVVYIAKSEVRDWPVFGLLARLQASIFVVREEKRKTGEQVNEIGRRLADGEIVVLFPEGTTSDGNRLLEIKTSLFGAAATAASAAPDSTVFIQPVSIAYTGVHGMAMGRYHRPIAAWPGDIEMMPHLMGILKEGALDVDVDFGEMIAYGPSSNRKVVSRAVEARIRKMLGDRLRGR
- a CDS encoding Fur family transcriptional regulator, whose amino-acid sequence is MTELGKTLEELCVERGMRMTEQRRVIARVLENSADHPDVEELYRRSSDVDPGISISTVYRTVKLFEDAGIIERHDFRDGRSRYETVPEEHHDHLIDLKSGRVIEFHSSEIEALQERIAREHGFKLVDHRLELYGVPLKKEGE